One genomic region from Henningerozyma blattae CBS 6284 chromosome 2, complete genome encodes:
- the PEX32 gene encoding Pex32p (similar to Saccharomyces cerevisiae PEX32 (YBR168W); ancestral locus Anc_8.592), which produces MAYNKQLEAKLEQKYIHNKVVTDPEISAALARIYPLLIIINTTLDNILWICNDHCLPFIYLLAIEICLTPLDHSRNIKNITSYSYRMWSILQTWFALMSLVFLSTSLCYYIVTVYNDLKKLEAPTSEDILIALNSMTEKLKVLKVETLRGYSINMNKLIVYFFIFIPIQIFLNNSVFSEKYLRLFALSFLFFHSSWVQTTIKIFWRLTITRYIYFAFYYLLNPFAFKCRWPSIKGLNIYISKISPNAIADLPFPESFEILSNIEEQIALLKTYPRIDTNNSISLPSNRNAETSSTKPIHSVPEISESNNLTLTTPDILHKSISNSASITRSIPPVPGTISKSLPRSLPPFPNSAPGPVPQTSCFTPRPTPPIPNSAPKPSVPVLNPAATSVSPLSKSSSRPVPPIPNSISSSTSPLTNADKPTSSASDLNPLTSDLITTPKETVSSTSEITTENNLLVESNDETISANNDNKSNSQSLLPSEPTNKDSSFCATDLQLPNSSLITPSNGCISVIDITIMENQRKWRALGWSGITLKYERANFTINLDDETSTKQLPELITNQNLQAIVSPLELQNTMNSIPDWKWLDNGWVTFDWDYMDTDWNYLGKVESLECFTRSRKWKRRIYSIKTKK; this is translated from the coding sequence ATGGCTTATAACAAGCAACTAGAAGCCAAGCTTGAacagaaatatattcataataAGGTGGTAACGGACCCTGAAATATCAGCAGCTCTCGCAAGAATATATCCattattgattattattaatacaacATTAGACAATATATTATGGATTTGTAATGACCATTGCCTTCCAtttatatatcttttaGCTATAGAAATCTGCCTAACCCCCTTAGATCATTCAAGGAATATTAAGAATATCACAAGCTATTCTTATAGAATGTGGTCAATTTTACAAACTTGGTTTGCATTAATGAGTTTAGTATTTCTTTCAACTTCGTTATGTTATTATATTGTTACTGTTTAcaatgatttgaaaaaattagaagcTCCCACTTCAGAggatattttaattgcaTTAAACTCGATGacagaaaaattaaaagtcCTTAAAGTAGAAACTTTAAGGGgttattcaattaatatgaataaattaatcgtctacttttttatttttataccaattcaaatattcttaaACAATTCAGTTTTcagtgaaaaatatttacgACTATTTGCGTTATCTTTCTTATTCTTTCATTCTTCTTGGGTACAAACCactattaaaatattttggagGTTAACTATTACTAGATACATATATTTTGcattttattatctattaaaCCCATTTGCATTTAAATGTCGTTGGCCAAGCATTAAAGGTTTGAacatttatatttcaaaaatttcacCAAATGCTATAGCAGATTTACCATTTCCAgaatcatttgaaatacTTTCTAATATTGAAGAGCAAATTGCATTACTCAAAACGTATCCCAGAATAGatactaataattcaatttctcTACCTTCTAACAGAAATGCAGAGACATCATCCACTAAACCAATTCATTCTGTGCCTGAAATTTCagaatctaataatttaactCTGACAACTCCTGATATTTTACATAAGAGTATCTCAAATTCAGCCTCCATCACACGATCAATTCCACCTGTACCAGGCactatttcaaaatctCTTCCAAGATCTCTCCCACCTTTTCCAAATTCTGCCCCAGGGCCTGTGCCACAAACCTCATGCTTCACACCAAGGCCTACTCCACCAATTCCAAACTCTGCTCCAAAGCCATCTGTACCTGTGCTAAACCCTGCTGCAACATCTGTCTCACCTTTATCAAAATCTTCCTCCAGACCTGTTCCCCCAATTCCTAATTCTATATCTAGTAGCACATCTCCACTAACCAATGCTGATAAGCCCACTTCTTCAGCAAGTGACTTAAATCCGCTAACATCTGATTTAATAACAACACCAAAGGAAACTGTATCTTCTACAAGTGAAATTACCACAGAAAATAACCTTCTCGTGGAGTCGAATGATGAAACGATCTCTGCTAATAACgataataaatctaattcACAATCACTATTACCTTCTGAACCAACGAATAAAGATTCTAGTTTTTGTGCAACTGATTTACAATTGCCAAATTCTTCTCTTATTACCCCTTCCAATGGTTGTATCAGTGTCATAGATATTACCATTATGGaaaatcaaagaaaatGGAGAGCTTTGGGATGGAGTGGTATTACGTTGAAATATGAAAGAGCaaattttacaataaaTCTGGATGACGAAACTTCGACAAAACAACTACCAGAACTTATTACTAACCAGAATCTTCAAGCCATTGTTTCTCCTTTAGAATTGCAAAATACCATGAATTCAATACCGGATTGGAAGTGGTTAGATAATGGCTGGGTAACATTCGATTGGGATTATATGGATACTGATTGGAATTATCTTGGGAAAGTTGAATCGTTAGAATGTTTTACCCGTTCTAGAAAGTGGAAAAGACGTatatattctattaaaaCTAAGAAATGA
- the CQD1 gene encoding Cqd1p (similar to Saccharomyces cerevisiae YPL109C; ancestral locus Anc_8.598) produces the protein MYTRTFTRLFLKNRATSTFSVRHVWQTNSIKHLNNRHILQSSVLKYSIIPASGISYWLWKTSTEAIYNDVLSLNPNGDTFEMSLYLTSREELYNKNEKERDIFIKKYQNVILRSLIKSWYLLADNIIEPLATIVRFFQLTSLFLPLVLVYPMTWLGNKVLINANDMKDPEFETTGSIYWFRLVRISLELAGPSFIKLGQWAGSRTDILCQAFCNELGKLHSNSRKHSSEYTKDQICNSLNENNFENIFEEFNDSPTGVGAIAQVHVGKIKENYIYKNTYLDEDNRKYLLQNKWLAVKVLHPNVRTIIKRDIKLMRFFANIINAIPTMEWLSLPDEVQQFEIFMNLQLDLRIESMNLSMFNKNFENFPNIKFPKSFTEITTNNVLFEEYIKAFPMEHFLKIKMKLMTLFYFSELAPLLWIHFLKMLIIDDFIHADLHPGNVLINFIKMDNNGTKVISNEEESYQIVHKLMRLYKDSRIDEAKKPEFISDMKYVLNEYTPQICFIDTGLVTELNSRNRVNFIALFNALVRFDGYEAGELMIERSRTPETAVDKEIFAMKVEKLIDKVKKRTFTLGTVSIGDLLQQMLNMVRHHHVRLEGDFVSIVVAILLLEGIGRQLDPDMDLFSSSLPILREYALRKESNTLIQDASRLSMLKIWMGLELRQLMNLSAAQIHYLLRTDQLSPNY, from the exons ATGTATACTAGAACTTTCACGagattatttttgaaaaatagaGCCACTTCTACGTTCAGTGTACGGCATGTTTGGCAAACAAATTCCATTAAGCACTTGAATAACCGGCATATCCTCCAAAGCAGtgtattaaaatattccatAATACCCGCCAGCGGCATTAGTTATTGGTTATGGAAAACTTCAACCGAGGCAATATATAACGATGTATTGAGTTTAAATCCTAATGGTGATACCTTCGAGATGAGTCTTTATTTAACCTCAAGAGAAGAGTTATATAACAAAAATGAGAAAGAACGAGACATATTCattaagaaatatcaaAACGTTATTCTAAGAAGTTTAATCAAATCTTGGTATTTATTAGCTGATAACATAATTGAACCTCTGGCAACTATTGTAAGGTTTTTTCAACTTACTTCATTATTCTTACCTCTAGTACTTGTCTATCCCATGACTTGGCTTGGCAACAAAGTACTGATAAATGCCAATGACATGAAAGATCCGGAATTTGAAACTACTGGATCTATTTATTGGTTTAGACTAGTACGAATTTCCTTAGAATTGGCTGGACCAagtttcattaaattaGGGCAATGGGCAGGCTCAAGAACCGATATTTTATGCCAAGCGTTTTGTAACGAATTAGGCAAATTACATAGCAACTCAAGGAAACATTCTTCTGAATATACCAAAGATCAAATATGTAATTCATTAAACgagaataattttgaaaatattttcgaagaatttaatgattcaCCTACGGGGGTTGGGGCCATTGCCCAAGTTCATGTtggtaaaataaaagagaattatatttacaaaaatacTTATTTAGATGAAGATAATAGGAAGTACTTGCTCCAAAATAAATGGTTAGCTGTTAAAGTGTTGCATCCCAACGTACGTACAATAATTAAAAGAGATATAAAACTTATGAGATTTTTtgcaaatataataaacgCAATTCCAACAATGGAATGGTTATCATTACCTGATGAAGTTCaacaatttgaaatatttatgaaTTTACAATTAGATTTAAGAATTGAGAGCATGAACCTTTCCatgtttaataaaaattttgaaaatttccCCAATATTAAGTTTCCAAAGAGTTTCACGGAAATTACAACAAACaatgtattatttgaagaatatattaaagCATTTCCTATGgaacattttttaaaaattaaaatgaaattaatgacCCTGTTTTATTTCAGCGAGTTAGCACCCCTTTTGTGGattcattttttgaaaatgttaATTATTGACGATTTTATTCATGCAGATTTACATCCTGGTAAtgtattaattaattttatcaagATGGATAATAATGGTACCAAAGTAATTTCTAATGAAGAAGAGTCTTACCAAATTGTTCATAAATTGATGCGTTTATATAAAGATAGTAGAATCGATGAGGCAAAAAAGCCTGAGTTTATATCAGACATGAAGTACgttttaaatgaatatacTCCACAGATATGCTTTATTGATACTGGTCTAGTCACAGAACTAAATTCTCGAAACAGAGTTAACTTTATTGCGTTATTTAATGCCTTAGTAAGATTTGATGGTTATGAAGCTGGTGAGCTGATGATCGAAAGATCAAGAACACCAGAGACTGCTGTTGATAAGGAGATATTTGCCATGAAAGTCGAAAAATTAATCGACAAAGTTAAAAAGAGAACTTTCACTTTAGGGACAGTCTCTATTGGTGATTTACTACAACAAATGTTGAATATGGTAAGACATCATCATGTAAGACTTGAAGGAGACTTCGTTTCAATCGTTGTagcaattttattattagaaggGATTGGTAGACAGCTAGATCCCGATATGGATTTATTTTCAAG cTCTTTACCTATTCTTCGAGAATATGCACTGCGCAAGGAGTCTAACACATTAATTCAAGATGCAAGCCGTTTATCAATGCTCAAGATATGGATGGGCCTAGAATTACGccaattgatgaatttatCTGCTGCACAAATACACTATTTGTTAAGAACAGATCAATTAAGCcccaattattaa
- the SSE1 gene encoding adenyl-nucleotide exchange factor SSE1 (similar to Saccharomyces cerevisiae SSE2 (YBR169C) and SSE1 (YPL106C); ancestral locus Anc_8.590) — protein MSTPFGLDLGNHNSVLAVARNRGIDIVVNEVSNRSTPSLVGFGPKNRYLGEAAKNKQTSNIKNTVDNLKRIVGLDYNDTDFEKFESKYFTSKLVKLEDGKIGAQVRLAGEQETFSAVQLAGMFMDKMKHTAIEDSKANITDVCLAVPAWYNEEERYTIADAARIAGLNPVRVVNDITAAAVSYGIFKTDFPEGSEKPRIVAFVDIGHSSYTCSIVAFKKGEAKVLSTAYNKNFGGRDFDRAITEHFADEFLTKYKINIRENAKAYNRVLTAAEKLKKVLSANTAAPFNIESVMNDVDCSSQLTREELEELVKPLLAHVTEPVTKAMALAKLTPEDIDFVELIGGTTRIPTLKNSISEAFGKPLSTTLNQDEAIAKGAAFICAIHSPTLRVRPFKFEDYHPYSVSYSWDKQVEDEESMEVFAAGSNFPSTKMITLHRTGDFKMSADFTTPSELPHGTKVHIADWEITGVELPEGQTSIPVKLKLRADPSGLHTIEEAYTVEDIIVKEEIPLPEDSPEDAEPEFKEVTKTVKKDTLNIVASTFALSDDKLNELIEKENEMFAQDKLVAETEDRKNALEEYIYSLRGKLDEEYAEFASDAEKTKLQGMLAKAEEWLYDDGYDSTKGKYIAKYEELAMLGNMIRGRYLSKQEEKKQAMKAKDEAAKMAAFHEKLAAQKAESDEKSA, from the coding sequence ATGAGTACTCCATTTGGTTTAGATCTTGGTAACCACAATTCCGTCTTAGCTGTTGCTAGAAACAGAGGTATTGACATCGTTGTCAATGAAGTCTCTAACCGTTCTACCCCATCTTTGGTTGGTTTCGGTCCAAAAAATAGATACTTAGGTGAAGCTGCTAAGAACAAGCAAACTTCTAACATTAAGAACACTGTTGACAACTTGAAGAGAATTGTTGGTTTGGATTACAACGATactgattttgaaaaattcgaATCTAAATACTTCACCTCCAAACTTGTCAAATTGGAAGATGGTAAGATTGGTGCTCAAGTTAGATTAGCTGGTGAACAAGAAACTTTTTCTGCAGTTCAATTAGCTGGTATGTTCATGGACAAAATGAAGCACACTGCCATTGAAGATTCTAAGGCTAACATTACTGATGTTTGTTTAGCTGTTCCAGCCTGGTATAACGAAGAAGAACGTTATACCATTGCTGACGCTGCTAGAATTGCTGGTTTAAACCCAGTTAGAGTTGTCAACGACATCACCGCCGCTGCTGTCTCTTACGGTATTTTCAAAACTGATTTCCCAGAAGGTTCTGAAAAGCCAAGAATTGTTGCCTTTGTTGACATTGGTCACTCTTCTTACACTTGTTCCATTGTTGCTTTCAAGAAGGGTGAAGCTAAGGTCTTATCCACTGCTTACAACAAGAACTTCGGTGGTAGAGATTTCGACCGTGCCATCACTGAACATTTTGCTGATGAATTTTTGACCAAATATAAGATTAACATTAGAGAAAATGCCAAGGCTTACAACAGAGTTTTAACTGCtgctgaaaaattaaagaaggTCTTGTCTGCTAACACTGCTGCTCCTTTCAACATCGAATCTGTCATGAACGATGTCGATTGTTCTTCTCAATTAACTCGTGAAGAATTGGAAGAATTAGTTAAACCATTATTGGCTCATGTCACTGAACCTGTTACTAAGGCAATGGCTTTGGCTAAATTAACTCCAGAAGATATTGATTTCGTTGAATTGATTGGTGGTACTACTCGTATCCCAACTTTGAAGAACTCTATCTCTGAAGCTTTCGGTAAGCCATTATCTACAACTTTGAACCAAGATGAAGCTATTGCTAAGGGTGCTGCTTTCATTTGTGCCATCCACTCTCCAACTTTAAGAGTTAGACCATTCAAATTCGAAGATTACCACCCATACTCTGTCTCTTACTCTTGGGACAAACAagttgaagatgaagaatctATGGAAGTCTTCGCTGCTGGCTCTAACTTCCCATCTACTAAGATGATCACTTTACACAGAACTGGTGACTTCAAAATGTCTGCCGATTTCACTACTCCATCTGAATTACCACATGGTACCAAGGTTCACATTGCTGATTGGGAAATTACCGGTGTTGAATTACCAGAAGGTCAAACTTCTATCCCAGTTAAATTAAAGTTGAGAGCTGATCCATCCGGTTTACACACCATCGAAGAAGCTTACACTGTTGAAGATATTATCGTCAAGGAAGAAATCCCATTGCCAGAAGATTCTCCAGAAGATGCCGAACCAGAATTCAAAGAAGTTACCAAGACTGTCAAGAAAGATACTTTGAACATTGTTGCTAGCACTTTCGCTTTATCTGATGacaaattaaatgaattaattgaaaaagaaaacgaAATGTTTGCCCAAGATAAATTAGTTGCTGAAACTGAAGACCGTAAAAACGCTTTGGAAGAATACATTTACTCTTTACGTGGtaaattagatgaagaatACGCTGAATTTGCTTCTGATGCTGAAAAGACTAAATTACAAGGTATGTTAGCAAAGGCCGAAGAATGGTTATACGATGACGGTTATGATTCCACAAAGGGTAAATACATTGCTAAGTACGAAGAATTAGCTATGTTGGGTAATATGATTAGAGGTAGATACTTATCCAAgcaagaagaaaagaaacaaGCCATGAAAGCTAAAGACGAAGCTGCTAAGATGGCTGCCTTCCACGAAAAATTAGCTGCTCAAAAGGCTGAATCTGATGAAAAGAGTgcttaa
- the SEC66 gene encoding Sec63 complex subunit SEC66 (similar to Saccharomyces cerevisiae SEC66 (YBR171W); ancestral locus Anc_8.588): MSFENNNTFTEANNAFNGTFNETFNNDNYSNTNGTAFDDTKLEDSIMAVSVYTPLIYVGILLISLMVFGSQYRKNQVKKLAKLKSIFDEQEAKDLYFELKTLNESGETKIHDKVLKAALLNRGSEAIRRSLKLKELAPQVEINYKTGSVGEDYWQRYQNEVKLIELEFKETLQEAELLQPGWSQMFVVVAKEICFNQALARRYQSILKRKEVAIEKWDLKLDNDGKLIEN; encoded by the coding sequence ATGTCTTtcgaaaataataatacattcACAGAGGCAAACAATGCCTTTAATGGCACTTTCAATGAAACCttcaataatgataattattcaaatactaACGGCACAGCCTTTGATGATACTAAATTAGAAGACTCAATCATGGCAGTCTCAGTCTATACTCCATTAATCTATGTtggtattttattaatatctttaatggTCTTTGGGTCACAATACAGAAAGAATcaagtgaaaaaattggcaaaattaaaatcaatcTTTGATGAACAAGAAGCAaaagatttatattttgaactaAAGACATTGAACGAATCAGGCGAGACTAAAATCCATGACAAAGTCCTGAAAGCTGCCCTTTTGAATAGAGGTAGTGAAGCTATTAGGCGTTCtcttaaattaaaagaattagcTCCACAAGTCGAAATCAATTATAAGACAGGATCTGTTGGTGAAGATTACTGGCAAAGATATCAAAATGAAGTTAAATTAATCGAGTTAGAATTCAAGGAAACTTTACAAGAAGCGGAATTACTGCAGCCTGGTTGGTCCCAAATGTTTGTTGTAGTTGCTAAAgaaatttgttttaatcAAGCATTAGCTAGACGTTATCAAtctattttaaaaagaaaagaagtTGCTATAGAAAAATGGGATTTAAAGTTAGATAATGATGGTAAATTGATTGAGAATTAG
- the UBS1 gene encoding Ubs1p (similar to Saccharomyces cerevisiae UBS1 (YBR165W); ancestral locus Anc_8.596): MNNIARKLLREWKYLIRHSPESQKLFFLKPQDSDIHLWHLVLSHPQTGMEIYLVLYINIDELRDIKRNNFNSHGHAFNNNGVNSNSIIMRCITPNLICPINKNISVTHLRVLLKENGFNGLIHFLWSKFFDPINDTRFCTNNNIQKLCKLGYIWNRTMSRSFRSLFPEIIGTLQQGDYLFVKEYSKRLRMDINNDIFGTCNVSTDYNNDINTSTMNTSIEIPCLSTNPSDILACDSTPSQPLFSNNFGQKRLQHDDSTNTFNKNKRSRNS, encoded by the coding sequence ATGAATAATATCGCAAGAAAGTTATTAAGGGAATGGAAATATCTTATACGTCACTCTCCTGAGTCTCAAaaacttttctttttgaaaCCACAAGATTCAGATATCCACCTGTGGCATCTGGTGCTTTCTCACCCACAAACAGGTATGGAAATATATCTTGTGTTATATATCAATATAGATGAACTTCGAGACATTAagagaaataattttaatagtCATGGCCATGCTTTTAATAACAATGGTGTTAATTCCAATAGCATTATCATGAGATGTATTACACCAAATTTGATATGTCCtataaataagaatatCTCAGTAACTCATTTACGAGTCCTGTTAAAGGAAAATGGATTCAATGGATTAATTCACTTTTTATGGTCAAAATTTTTCGATCCCATTAATGACACTAGGTTTTGtacaaacaataatattcagAAACTGTGCAAATTGGGCTACATTTGGAATAGGACAATGTCAAGAAGCTTTAGAAGTTTGTTTCCTGAAATTATTGGAACCTTACAACAGGGTGATTACCTATTTGTAAAGGAATACTCTAAACGATTAAGAATGGATatcaataatgatatttttggGACCTGCAATGTATCAACTGATTATAACAATGATATAAACACTTCTACCATGAATACCTCCATTGAAATTCCATGTTTAAGTACCAATCCCTCTGATATTCTAGCTTGTGACTCTACCCCCTCACAgccattattttctaataactTTGGCCAAAAGAGACTACAGCATGATGATTCAACCAacacttttaataaaaataagcGTTCAAGAAACTCTTGA
- the TBLA0B04330 gene encoding uncharacterized protein (similar to Saccharomyces cerevisiae YPL108W; ancestral locus Anc_8.594): MGIPEVTEAISAQDVNEDSFTKLNGRKNQSVTKPVTVDSETGEILVRRATGKARVRRGQTEEEYNEQLRQYFTEENGPTRTEPNFMDNVNDFDEKLDTMDLSIKQNRLRLQAYPQRAYYRRNYSICKDLCSKLILKVKDIPKIQRELEELEYMQNQCMLRLSKE; this comes from the coding sequence ATGGGCATTCCAGAAGTTACTGAAGCTATATCTGCACAGGATGTCAATGAAGACTCATTCACAAAACTTAATGGTCGCAAGAACCAATCTGTCACCAAACCAGTAACAGTGGATTCTGAAACGGGTGAAATTCTTGTCCGTAGAGCTACAGGAAAAGCAAGAGTTCGTCGTGGTCaaactgaagaagaatataACGAACAATTGCGTCAATATTTTACTGAAGAAAATGGACCAACTAGGACTGAGCCAAATTTTATGGATAATGTCAATGATTTTGATGAAAAGTTAGATACTATGGATTTATCAATCAAACAAAATCGTTTACGTTTACAGGCTTATCCACAAAGAGCATATTATAGgagaaattattcaatttgtAAAGACTTGTGTTCAAAATTGATCCTCAAGGTGAAAGACATTCCTAAGATTCAGCGTGAActtgaagaattagaatatatGCAAAACCAATGCATGTTACGCTTATCTAAAGAGTAA